In the Centroberyx gerrardi isolate f3 chromosome 9, fCenGer3.hap1.cur.20231027, whole genome shotgun sequence genome, one interval contains:
- the sirt5 gene encoding NAD-dependent protein deacylase sirtuin-5, mitochondrial, whose protein sequence is MIVRQFTCRGVINSYLCGRLRNPWDSRDMARPSSDLAAFREIFSKAKHVAIITGAGVSAESGVPTFRGAGGYWRKWQAQDLATPGAFSQNPSRVWEFYHYRREVMLTKSPNPAHLAIAECEERLSKQGRKVTVITQNIDELHRRAGSKNILEIHGSLFKTRCMSCGHESANHKSPICPALEGKGAPDPKTSDAGIPVEHLPRCEQVRCHGLLRPAVVWFGETLDSDILTHVEQELDNCDLCLVVGTSSIVYPAAMFAPQVAARGVPVAEFNMEDTPATMRFKFHFHGPCGTTLPPALAHHEAEGN, encoded by the exons ATGATTGTGCGCCAGTTCACCTGTAGAGGGGTAATAAACTCTTACCTGTGTGGTCGCCTTAGAAACCCATGGGACAGTCGAGACATGGCCCGGCCCAGTTCAG ATTTGGCAGCATTCAGGGAGATTTTCTCTAAGGCCAAGCATGTAGCCATCATCACTGGAGCAGGGGTGAGTGCTGAGAGCGGAGTCCCCACCttcagaggagcaggaggctaCTGGAGGAAATGGCAAGCACAG GACCTGGCCACCCCAGGAGCCTTCTCTCAGAACCCCTCGCGTGTCTGGGAGTTCTACCACTACCGCCGTGAGGTCATGCTCACTAAAAGTCCTAACCCTGCCCACCTGGCCATCGCCGAGTGTGAAGAGCGACTGAGCAAACAGGGGCGTAAGGTCACCGTCATCACGCAGAACATTGACGAGCTCCACCGCCGCGCCGGATCCAAAAACATCCTGGAGATCCACG GAAGTCTATTTAAAACGCGCTGTATGAGCTGCGGTCAtgaatcagccaatcacaagagCCCCATCTGTCCTGCACTGGAGGGCAAAGG TGCTCCAGACCCCAAAACAAGTGATGCTGGGATCCCTGTTGAGCACTTGCCCAG gtgtgaaCAGGTGCGCTGTCACGGTCTCCTCAGACCAGCTGTGGTGTGGTTTGGCGAGACTCTTGACTCAGACATCCTCACCCATGTAGAGCAAGAGTTGGATAACTGTGACCTCTGCCTtgtg GTTGGCACTTCCTCCATTGTGTATCCAGCAGCCATGTTTGCCCCCCAAGTGGCAGCCCGAGGCGTCCCTGTGGCCGAGTTCAACATGGAAGATACACCGGCTACCATGCGCTTTAA GTTCCACTTCCACGGCCCCTGTGGGACCACCTTACCCCCCGCACTGGCACACCACGAGGCCGAGGGCAACTGA